One segment of Phycisphaerae bacterium DNA contains the following:
- a CDS encoding PEP-CTERM sorting domain-containing protein, producing MKAHKVGTISVVAGVLLLAQPSLAAVLAVWDFGDSSAYYTEKPAYFNTVTPPTLVLYGSGIDANGKNGIACTDAAGVAHIAGQAAAWDDINKSGSENDAAAIITLNTTGFSALKVRWDYKSELAISFDFAYRTTTDGAWTQVADNQAITPGWSTDTWGTVVLDLAGTTAINDRPYVQLRLDDLVEGPGNDKFAFDNLEITGVPEPTMLLLLGLGATLLRHKRASG from the coding sequence ATGAAAGCGCACAAAGTGGGCACGATCAGTGTCGTCGCGGGGGTACTACTGCTCGCCCAGCCTTCTTTGGCTGCTGTGTTGGCGGTCTGGGATTTTGGCGATAGCAGCGCGTACTACACCGAAAAGCCGGCTTACTTCAATACCGTCACCCCGCCGACCCTGGTACTGTACGGCAGCGGTATTGATGCCAACGGCAAGAACGGCATCGCCTGCACCGACGCCGCCGGCGTTGCCCATATCGCCGGTCAGGCGGCGGCATGGGATGACATCAACAAGTCCGGATCGGAAAACGATGCCGCGGCGATAATCACCCTCAATACCACCGGTTTCAGTGCTCTCAAGGTCCGCTGGGACTACAAGTCCGAGCTGGCGATCAGCTTTGACTTCGCCTACCGCACGACCACCGACGGAGCGTGGACTCAGGTCGCCGACAACCAGGCCATCACCCCTGGCTGGTCGACCGATACCTGGGGCACGGTCGTGCTCGATCTGGCCGGCACCACCGCAATCAACGATCGGCCCTACGTCCAGCTTCGCCTGGACGACCTGGTCGAAGGCCCCGGCAACGACAAGTTCGCCTTCGACAACCTCGAGATTACCGGCGTCCCCGAGCCCACCATGCTCCTCCTGCTCGGACTCGGCGCGACACTCCTTCGCCACAAAAGGGCGTCAGGGTGA
- a CDS encoding RnfABCDGE type electron transport complex subunit D translates to MLSDAELSPPGTLRLVGPPHWRGVTGSAPMTLTLMLAVAILCAAGLALFGWHTIRVLAIAVAVALLVEAAFNALTWRGRSWSESYTLLVGMLVACTLPPTVGWEVVVTTSALAVLAGQMIQGGIGNYVWHPVALGRVITQLLFEEQLSPARWPVLASERLGSGNLYLARDLPPLAQWSSQPLPPGIEAWCVNRPADALRSVLPVDATGSPAEAVARLVSDAMPPWPDTLFGVAGGSLGEAPVLAILVAGLLLTWRGFLRWSTLLAGLAAATTVALIAPAQFQPQGQPVQSQWFPGLLFNEGLPVGLAYVAYQLTAGAFPLVLFILAADPTSSPLTVRGHLLFGLIIGGTTMILRTVVGLPAEAYWALLLANTCVPAINRLTRRRTFGVNLSA, encoded by the coding sequence GTGCTGAGCGACGCGGAGTTGTCACCGCCCGGGACGTTGCGACTTGTGGGTCCGCCGCATTGGCGGGGCGTGACCGGCTCTGCCCCAATGACCCTGACGCTGATGCTGGCCGTGGCCATCCTCTGCGCGGCAGGACTCGCCCTGTTCGGCTGGCACACGATTCGCGTCCTGGCGATCGCCGTGGCAGTGGCCCTGCTGGTCGAGGCGGCGTTCAACGCCCTGACCTGGCGCGGGCGATCGTGGTCGGAAAGCTACACCCTGCTCGTGGGTATGCTGGTCGCCTGCACCTTGCCCCCCACCGTGGGTTGGGAGGTCGTGGTCACAACCTCCGCCCTGGCCGTCCTGGCCGGCCAGATGATCCAGGGCGGGATCGGCAACTACGTCTGGCACCCGGTGGCCCTCGGGCGGGTCATCACCCAACTCCTCTTCGAAGAGCAACTCAGCCCCGCTCGCTGGCCAGTGCTGGCTTCTGAGCGGTTGGGTTCAGGTAACCTCTACCTGGCAAGAGATTTGCCCCCCCTGGCCCAGTGGAGCAGCCAGCCGTTGCCGCCCGGAATCGAGGCCTGGTGTGTGAACCGGCCAGCCGACGCGCTTCGTTCCGTACTGCCGGTCGATGCCACGGGATCACCCGCCGAGGCCGTCGCTCGCCTGGTGAGCGATGCCATGCCCCCTTGGCCCGATACCCTCTTCGGCGTAGCCGGCGGCTCGCTCGGCGAGGCGCCCGTCCTGGCAATCCTGGTCGCCGGTCTGTTGCTGACCTGGCGCGGCTTCCTGCGATGGTCCACGCTGCTGGCCGGCCTGGCGGCAGCGACGACCGTCGCTCTGATCGCCCCCGCGCAGTTCCAGCCGCAGGGTCAGCCGGTCCAGAGTCAGTGGTTCCCGGGACTTCTTTTCAACGAAGGCCTGCCCGTAGGCCTGGCCTATGTGGCCTACCAGCTCACCGCCGGAGCCTTCCCCCTGGTCCTGTTTATCCTGGCGGCCGATCCGACCAGTTCACCACTCACCGTCCGCGGCCATCTGCTCTTTGGCCTGATCATCGGCGGAACGACCATGATCCTCAGAACCGTCGTGGGACTCCCCGCAGAGGCCTACTGGGCACTGCTTCTGGCCAACACTTGCGTCCCGGCCATCAACCGCCTCACCCGCCGCCGTACGTTCGGCGTTAACCTCTCGGCCTGA
- a CDS encoding alkaline phosphatase family protein, whose protein sequence is MPQSELLPLGHRHVKHATSCCAGIVQNVYNAGVSAYRLLTWAVPTALAAAFAGCGEPGPVRIHLNNDVVRPPRSVLVFFPDGLHRARFDELVAAGQLPHITRRFVQGGIRVDQAVDSLPTVTYANCSSLVTGLFPGHHGIPGNTWLNRESLESYSYMTLNTYRVVNEHLAVPTLYSILGDHFTLNIQLHTYRGVTRSIDGYHTFRRNWILGLHGAVDRSVPDRLPAVAALANREKRWPSVIMTYFPAVDEVGHRFGPNSPQYDQAVRDLDIAVGRMTDAIDRAGLGDRTYYVLVSDHGMPAVEPDRHLDLGKWLEDRRALNCRETPLQGNSRAAFRTALERYDAFLVIGADRMAAIHLRGRQGWDATPTCTEVASFIESEPHLAELPAVDGVLARDGPDRVRLWSSRGAATIERSRDGDQVRYRLLVHRGDPLGYAQPAELAAFVQAGWHTSRDWLRATIGTTHPDFVPQTVGMFDSPRAGDVILFAAQGWDFSLSQKAGHGSCLAGDMLIPLYFAGPGLAPGGTIPCGRLVDVTPTLIGLLGDGERLRQYTLDGVDLSGELRAATTR, encoded by the coding sequence ATGCCTCAGTCAGAACTGCTACCGCTCGGTCACCGCCATGTCAAGCACGCCACCTCCTGTTGTGCCGGCATCGTTCAGAATGTATACAATGCCGGCGTGAGCGCGTACCGCCTCTTGACTTGGGCCGTTCCCACCGCTCTGGCGGCCGCTTTCGCCGGATGCGGCGAGCCGGGGCCGGTGCGCATCCATCTGAACAACGACGTGGTTCGCCCACCACGATCCGTGCTTGTCTTCTTCCCCGACGGCCTTCATCGCGCCCGGTTCGACGAGCTGGTCGCGGCCGGCCAACTGCCCCACATCACCCGCCGCTTCGTCCAGGGCGGAATCCGTGTCGACCAGGCGGTGGACAGCCTGCCCACCGTCACCTACGCCAACTGCTCGTCCTTGGTGACCGGCTTGTTCCCAGGTCATCATGGAATCCCCGGCAATACCTGGCTTAACCGTGAGTCGCTGGAAAGCTACTCCTACATGACGCTGAACACCTACCGCGTGGTCAACGAGCACCTCGCCGTCCCTACGCTCTACAGCATCCTCGGTGACCACTTCACGCTGAACATCCAGCTTCACACCTATCGCGGCGTGACTCGTTCGATCGATGGCTACCACACATTCCGCCGCAACTGGATCTTGGGTCTCCATGGGGCAGTCGATCGGAGTGTGCCGGATCGGCTGCCTGCTGTGGCCGCCCTCGCCAACCGCGAGAAGCGGTGGCCCAGCGTGATCATGACCTACTTCCCCGCGGTCGACGAAGTCGGTCACCGTTTCGGACCGAACTCACCGCAATATGACCAAGCAGTGAGAGATCTCGACATCGCCGTGGGACGAATGACCGACGCCATCGACCGGGCCGGCTTGGGTGATCGCACATACTACGTGCTGGTGAGCGACCATGGCATGCCGGCAGTCGAACCAGATCGGCACCTGGACCTCGGCAAATGGCTCGAGGATCGACGAGCCCTGAACTGCCGTGAAACGCCGCTGCAAGGCAACAGTCGCGCCGCTTTCCGCACGGCATTGGAGAGGTACGATGCGTTCCTGGTGATCGGTGCCGACCGGATGGCCGCGATTCATCTGCGCGGTCGCCAGGGGTGGGACGCAACCCCAACCTGCACTGAAGTGGCATCTTTCATCGAGTCCGAACCTCATCTGGCGGAACTGCCGGCCGTCGACGGGGTGCTGGCCCGTGACGGACCAGACCGCGTCCGGCTCTGGTCCAGCCGGGGAGCGGCCACTATCGAGCGATCCCGCGACGGCGACCAGGTCCGGTACCGACTTCTCGTCCATCGCGGCGACCCGCTGGGCTACGCCCAACCGGCGGAGCTGGCAGCCTTCGTCCAGGCGGGGTGGCACACCTCGCGCGACTGGTTGCGGGCGACGATCGGCACGACACATCCCGACTTCGTCCCCCAGACGGTCGGGATGTTCGACTCGCCACGGGCCGGCGATGTGATCCTCTTCGCCGCCCAGGGCTGGGACTTCAGCCTGTCACAGAAAGCCGGTCACGGGTCGTGCCTCGCCGGCGATATGCTCATCCCCCTCTATTTCGCTGGCCCCGGCCTTGCTCCCGGGGGAACCATTCCCTGCGGCCGTCTGGTCGATGTGACCCCTACCCTCATCGGCCTGCTGGGCGACGGTGAACGGCTGAGGCAGTATACTCTGGACGGTGTGGATCTCTCGGGTGAGCTGAGGGCCGCAACAACAAGATGA
- a CDS encoding endonuclease/exonuclease/phosphatase family protein has product MTSRMTRRRTVRLMIAALAVLAAGCGDLAGPQRGRQGAASVQLRVVTYNILHGAGPDKKLDLGRTAEVIRRLSPDLVALQEVDKGTRRSGGVDEAAELGGLTGMHAAFGKAMDFDGGQYGDAVLSRFPIERTVGHALPHSKDREPRQALEVHVSVPVDGPPSGKPGGGRRAESWSVRFISTHWDHLNDDVDRVLQAKAVAELAATEPVVPVILAGDLNAEPGSVPLAALGAGWLDTTPAAPEPSFPSDRPTIRIDFIFARPANHWRGVSAEVVHEPWASDHRPVLAVLELLPAPQGRPQSE; this is encoded by the coding sequence ATGACATCACGCATGACTCGTCGTCGCACCGTTCGGCTGATGATCGCCGCCCTGGCGGTGCTCGCAGCCGGTTGTGGAGATCTGGCCGGACCGCAGCGCGGGCGGCAGGGCGCAGCGTCCGTCCAGCTTCGAGTGGTGACCTACAACATCCTGCATGGGGCGGGGCCGGACAAGAAGCTGGATCTGGGCCGGACGGCCGAGGTGATCAGAAGGCTGAGTCCGGACCTCGTGGCTCTTCAGGAAGTGGATAAGGGGACCAGGCGATCGGGCGGAGTGGACGAGGCGGCGGAGCTTGGTGGACTCACCGGCATGCACGCCGCCTTTGGCAAGGCCATGGACTTCGACGGCGGGCAGTACGGCGACGCGGTCCTCTCGCGGTTTCCGATCGAGCGTACGGTCGGCCATGCCCTGCCGCACTCCAAGGACCGCGAGCCGCGGCAGGCTCTGGAGGTTCACGTGAGCGTGCCGGTCGACGGACCGCCGAGCGGCAAGCCGGGCGGTGGGCGGCGGGCCGAGTCCTGGTCGGTGCGGTTCATTTCCACGCACTGGGACCACCTCAACGATGACGTTGATCGTGTCCTGCAGGCGAAGGCGGTCGCGGAACTGGCGGCGACGGAGCCGGTGGTGCCGGTCATTCTGGCCGGTGACTTGAACGCGGAGCCGGGCAGTGTCCCGCTGGCGGCGTTGGGTGCGGGCTGGCTGGACACGACCCCGGCCGCTCCGGAGCCTTCTTTTCCCAGTGACCGACCGACAATCCGCATCGACTTCATCTTCGCCCGCCCCGCGAACCACTGGCGGGGCGTTTCCGCGGAAGTAGTGCACGAGCCGTGGGCGTCGGATCACCGGCCGGTACTGGCGGTTCTGGAGTTGTTGCCCGCTCCGCAGGGCCGGCCGCAATCGGAGTAG
- a CDS encoding MBL fold metallo-hydrolase gives MAILSMTQLRQYRVPRGSLTLWWLGQAGFIVKSPGGKIVAIDPYLSNSCKAIGDQYGFDMDRLVPPPLPPADLVGIDAYAMTHSHQDHLDPETLRPYRAAGGVGPFVAPPETIEKLVSMGVPQSQTAMIWPNKSVTLGDLTLRGTFAIPFAGDDLTHVGYLVCIKDGPKFYVTGDTGYHEILADSMAAHKPDILAAVINPAFHNMSPAEAATLAHKMNAKVVIPCHYDLFPANSLPPELLRTNLRMLGIGDRYQLVEHGKPLTYPAPAA, from the coding sequence ATGGCCATCCTGAGCATGACACAACTGCGGCAGTACCGGGTACCCCGAGGTTCGCTCACCCTGTGGTGGCTGGGGCAGGCTGGCTTCATCGTGAAGAGCCCCGGCGGCAAGATCGTGGCCATCGATCCGTACCTGTCCAACTCGTGCAAAGCCATCGGCGACCAGTACGGGTTCGACATGGACCGGCTGGTGCCCCCGCCCCTCCCGCCCGCCGATCTGGTCGGAATCGATGCCTACGCCATGACGCATAGTCACCAGGATCACCTCGATCCTGAAACCCTCCGTCCTTACCGGGCGGCGGGCGGAGTCGGACCGTTCGTCGCCCCACCCGAGACGATCGAGAAGCTGGTGAGCATGGGCGTGCCTCAGAGTCAGACAGCCATGATCTGGCCAAACAAGAGCGTCACGCTCGGCGACCTCACTCTGCGGGGAACCTTCGCGATCCCCTTCGCCGGCGACGATCTCACCCACGTGGGCTATCTGGTCTGCATCAAAGACGGTCCGAAGTTCTACGTGACCGGCGACACCGGCTACCACGAGATCCTGGCCGACAGCATGGCCGCCCACAAGCCGGATATCCTCGCAGCAGTGATCAACCCGGCGTTCCACAACATGAGCCCGGCCGAGGCCGCCACCCTGGCCCACAAAATGAATGCCAAGGTCGTCATCCCCTGCCACTACGACCTGTTTCCAGCCAACTCGCTGCCCCCCGAGCTGCTTCGCACCAACCTGAGGATGCTCGGTATCGGCGACCGCTACCAGCTCGTCGAGCACGGCAAGCCGTTGACGTATCCGGCACCGGCGGCGTGA
- a CDS encoding cupin domain-containing protein, with protein MAEIKVHQGYKSDRPPLIPKPDKAPDPMIVTVQQGVPIVYPGCYGNAVRVVHPVNPNAPAKNLGLVMFYLAPHVVLQPGQHETEETYVIMEGRGTMTFANYKREVKKGDFVYLPPWCIHGIENTGTETLVVMIVTSPPNP; from the coding sequence ATGGCAGAAATCAAAGTCCACCAGGGCTACAAATCCGATCGCCCGCCGCTGATTCCCAAACCGGACAAGGCACCCGATCCCATGATCGTGACCGTTCAGCAGGGCGTGCCCATCGTCTACCCGGGCTGCTACGGAAACGCCGTTCGCGTGGTGCACCCGGTCAACCCCAATGCGCCCGCCAAAAACCTCGGCTTGGTAATGTTCTACCTCGCTCCACATGTCGTGCTCCAGCCCGGCCAGCACGAGACCGAGGAAACCTACGTGATCATGGAGGGCCGCGGCACCATGACCTTCGCCAACTACAAACGCGAAGTCAAGAAGGGCGACTTCGTCTACCTGCCGCCCTGGTGCATCCACGGCATCGAGAACACCGGAACCGAGACGCTCGTGGTGATGATCGTGACCTCCCCGCCCAATCCATGA
- a CDS encoding SDR family oxidoreductase — protein MKVDLSGKVALVTGSGNGIGLAIADSFANNGAQVIYTDIDVPAVRKEAAKFPSCRGCEMDVRNEDQVKDVVRKITDEFGHIDILVNNAGVNTVKHRVTFDEFPKDEWDWIIETDLNGVVIVSRAVSPLMVAQKSGRIIHISSICGLVALRLQSAYIAAKHAIVGLTRAMAIELAPKGVLVNAIAPGSTVSEGTKRLFYGPDGKFVDRIQRILDHIPLGRPAEAKEIAHGALFLAAPESAYITGTVLTIDGGWTAGGYARDF, from the coding sequence ATGAAGGTTGATTTGTCAGGCAAGGTCGCGTTGGTTACCGGCTCCGGAAACGGAATCGGTCTGGCGATCGCTGATTCGTTCGCCAACAACGGCGCCCAGGTGATCTACACGGATATCGACGTCCCGGCGGTCAGGAAGGAAGCAGCCAAATTCCCTTCCTGCAGGGGCTGTGAGATGGACGTTCGCAACGAAGATCAGGTCAAGGACGTCGTCAGGAAGATCACCGACGAGTTCGGGCACATCGATATCCTTGTCAACAACGCGGGCGTCAATACGGTCAAGCATCGCGTGACTTTCGACGAGTTCCCCAAGGATGAATGGGACTGGATCATCGAGACCGATCTGAACGGCGTCGTCATCGTCAGCCGAGCCGTTTCGCCGCTCATGGTCGCCCAGAAATCCGGGCGGATCATCCACATTTCCTCCATTTGCGGCCTTGTCGCCTTGCGGTTGCAGAGCGCCTACATCGCGGCCAAGCACGCGATCGTCGGTCTGACCCGGGCCATGGCCATCGAACTCGCCCCCAAGGGCGTCCTCGTCAATGCGATCGCTCCAGGCTCGACAGTGAGCGAGGGAACCAAGAGGCTCTTCTATGGCCCTGACGGGAAATTCGTCGACCGCATCCAGCGGATTCTCGACCACATCCCGCTCGGCCGGCCGGCCGAAGCCAAGGAAATCGCCCACGGCGCCCTGTTCCTGGCCGCCCCCGAAAGCGCTTACATTACCGGGACCGTACTGACCATCGACGGCGGCTGGACCGCCGGAGGATACGCAAGAGACTTCTGA
- a CDS encoding glucose 1-dehydrogenase, protein MSANHRLAGKRALVTGSGTGIGREIAMEFARQGADVVLHYSHSDAGARSAVKEIEALGRRATAVNANFNSVDETIGLGEQAIGFLGGIDCLVNNAGITLNKPFLEVTREQFDVLYHVNIRAQFFLTQTVAKDMLKHGGGAVCNITSIHGLQGAPEHSVYAGTKGAIIAYTRTLSVELAYQGIRVNAIAPGWVTVDNYYKAIPGFNEKDAGESAKNAVPVARAGRPLDIAHLAVFLCSDEAGYIVGQTIIADGGTTALMSLISDFRTRSTARFGTGYVPGV, encoded by the coding sequence ATGAGTGCAAACCACAGACTGGCTGGCAAGCGGGCCCTGGTAACCGGTTCGGGGACCGGCATCGGACGCGAAATCGCCATGGAGTTCGCCCGCCAAGGCGCTGACGTCGTCCTTCATTATTCGCACAGCGACGCCGGAGCACGCAGCGCGGTGAAGGAGATCGAAGCCCTCGGACGCCGGGCGACCGCGGTCAACGCAAACTTCAACTCCGTGGACGAGACGATCGGTCTGGGCGAGCAGGCCATCGGCTTCCTCGGCGGGATCGACTGCCTGGTCAACAACGCGGGCATCACCCTGAACAAGCCGTTCCTCGAGGTCACCCGCGAGCAATTCGACGTCCTCTACCACGTGAACATCCGGGCCCAGTTCTTCCTCACCCAGACCGTGGCCAAGGACATGCTCAAGCACGGCGGCGGGGCAGTGTGCAACATCACCTCCATCCACGGTCTCCAGGGCGCGCCAGAACACTCGGTCTACGCCGGAACCAAGGGGGCGATCATCGCCTACACCCGAACACTCTCCGTCGAGCTGGCCTACCAGGGCATCCGGGTGAACGCCATCGCCCCCGGTTGGGTCACGGTGGACAACTACTACAAGGCCATCCCCGGCTTCAACGAGAAGGATGCCGGTGAGTCCGCCAAGAACGCTGTGCCGGTCGCCCGTGCCGGTCGGCCGCTGGATATCGCCCACTTGGCCGTGTTCCTCTGTTCCGACGAGGCCGGCTACATCGTCGGCCAGACCATCATTGCGGACGGCGGAACGACCGCCCTGATGTCGCTGATCTCGGATTTCCGAACCCGGTCGACGGCCAGGTTCGGCACGGGCTACGTCCCGGGAGTGTAG
- the deoC gene encoding deoxyribose-phosphate aldolase: protein MTVPDVAKYIDHTLLRQDASPDEIVTLCRQAKQHKFTAVCVNPSYVALAALELEGTPIKVCTVIGFPLGATTTQTKAFETREAIANGASEVDMVINLGALKSGNKDLVVRDIAEVVAAAGGAMVKVIIETGLLTRDQKILACQLVKQAGAHFVKTCTGFAEGFATVEDIRLLRETVGPGFGVKASGKVRDYANAQALLAAGATRIGAGYGVKIVEGEAAAR, encoded by the coding sequence ATGACTGTCCCGGATGTCGCCAAGTACATCGATCACACCCTGCTGCGGCAGGACGCATCCCCCGACGAGATCGTCACCCTGTGCCGGCAGGCTAAGCAGCACAAGTTCACCGCGGTGTGTGTCAACCCGTCCTACGTGGCCCTGGCCGCCCTCGAGCTCGAGGGCACGCCGATTAAGGTGTGCACGGTCATTGGCTTCCCCCTGGGCGCGACCACCACCCAAACCAAGGCCTTCGAGACGCGCGAGGCCATCGCCAACGGAGCCAGCGAAGTCGATATGGTGATTAATCTCGGAGCCCTCAAGTCGGGCAACAAGGACCTCGTGGTCCGGGATATCGCCGAAGTCGTGGCCGCGGCCGGAGGCGCGATGGTCAAGGTCATCATCGAGACCGGCCTGCTCACCCGCGATCAGAAGATACTGGCCTGTCAACTCGTCAAGCAGGCCGGAGCCCACTTCGTGAAGACCTGCACCGGCTTTGCCGAAGGCTTCGCGACCGTGGAGGATATCCGACTGCTGCGCGAGACCGTGGGGCCGGGCTTCGGCGTCAAGGCCTCCGGAAAGGTCCGCGACTACGCCAACGCCCAGGCCCTCCTCGCCGCGGGTGCAACTCGGATCGGGGCCGGTTACGGAGTCAAGATCGTCGAGGGAGAAGCGGCGGCCCGCTGA
- the rbsK gene encoding ribokinase, with protein MANRKRPRVVVVGSLVFDCVALADRIPRKGETVLGQSFGTFSGGKGANQAVAAARLGAEVFMVGRVGQDDRAGFLLASLDASGVNTEFVKADPAAGTGACCIHVDAAGENTIIIVPQANLACAPEDVDAAREVIASADAVVCQLEIAMPAVARAVDLADELGVRVILNPAPAGAFPAGLFAKATYLTPNETEAEFFTGVALPLGGLAPEPKNDWEARASAKLLDMGPRKVIITLGQRGAYLATRNTRQLIPSYPVKAVDTTAAGDAFSGALALALAEGRGDEQAIAFANGAGALAATRAGSQPSLPTRQELDDFLRCTKPCLC; from the coding sequence ATGGCGAACAGGAAGAGACCACGTGTGGTCGTCGTGGGCAGCCTGGTCTTTGACTGCGTGGCCCTCGCCGACCGCATTCCCCGCAAGGGCGAGACTGTTTTGGGGCAGAGCTTCGGCACCTTCTCCGGAGGCAAGGGCGCTAATCAGGCGGTGGCCGCCGCCCGATTGGGGGCCGAGGTCTTCATGGTCGGCCGCGTCGGCCAGGACGACCGGGCCGGATTCCTGCTGGCCAGCCTCGACGCCAGCGGCGTCAACACCGAGTTCGTCAAGGCCGATCCGGCCGCCGGCACCGGGGCTTGCTGCATTCACGTCGATGCCGCCGGCGAAAACACCATCATCATCGTGCCGCAGGCGAACCTGGCCTGCGCCCCGGAGGACGTGGATGCCGCCCGCGAGGTGATTGCCTCCGCCGACGCGGTGGTGTGCCAGTTGGAGATCGCGATGCCCGCCGTGGCGCGAGCCGTCGATCTGGCCGATGAGCTGGGCGTGCGGGTGATATTGAATCCCGCGCCCGCGGGCGCGTTTCCCGCAGGGTTGTTCGCCAAGGCAACCTACCTCACCCCCAACGAGACCGAAGCGGAGTTCTTCACTGGAGTGGCCCTCCCCCTGGGCGGCTTGGCCCCGGAGCCGAAAAACGACTGGGAAGCCCGGGCCTCAGCCAAGCTGCTGGACATGGGTCCGCGCAAGGTCATCATTACCCTGGGGCAGCGCGGCGCCTACCTGGCGACCAGGAACACGCGGCAACTGATCCCGAGCTACCCCGTGAAAGCCGTGGACACGACCGCCGCGGGGGACGCCTTTAGCGGCGCCCTGGCCCTCGCATTGGCCGAAGGACGGGGCGACGAACAAGCGATCGCTTTCGCGAACGGTGCCGGAGCCCTGGCCGCCACTCGGGCGGGATCTCAGCCTTCGCTGCCGACCCGACAGGAACTGGACGATTTTCTTCGTTGCACCAAGCCGTGCCTATGTTGA